In the Candidatus Krumholzibacteriia bacterium genome, one interval contains:
- a CDS encoding HDIG domain-containing protein yields the protein MTFPSRDQALTILTEHTSGESLLKHAYAVEAAMRYYAGRAGEDVEAWGVAGLLHDFDYERYPSLEDHPFKGAEILRARGVDEALIQTILSHAPHTGVVPETPMQKTLYAVDELCGFVTAVALVRPSKKLADVEPSSVKKKLKDKGFARNVSREDITTGAELIGLPLDEHIQNVIDALKPVAGELGL from the coding sequence GTGACCTTTCCCTCTCGCGACCAGGCGCTGACCATCCTGACCGAGCACACCAGCGGTGAGAGCCTCCTCAAACACGCCTACGCCGTGGAGGCGGCCATGCGTTACTACGCCGGGCGCGCCGGCGAGGACGTCGAGGCCTGGGGCGTGGCGGGGCTCCTGCACGACTTCGACTACGAGCGCTACCCCTCCCTGGAGGACCATCCGTTCAAGGGCGCCGAGATCCTGCGGGCCCGCGGCGTCGACGAGGCGCTGATTCAGACCATTCTCTCCCATGCTCCCCACACCGGCGTCGTGCCGGAGACACCCATGCAGAAGACACTGTACGCCGTCGATGAGCTGTGCGGCTTCGTCACCGCCGTGGCGCTGGTGCGTCCCTCGAAGAAGCTCGCGGACGTGGAGCCCTCGTCGGTCAAAAAGAAGCTCAAGGACAAGGGCTTCGCCCGCAACGTGAGCCGCGAGGACATCACCACCGGCGCGGAATTGATCGGGCTCCCGCTGGACGAGCACATCCAGAATGTCATCGACGCACTGAAGCCGGTCGCCGGCGAGCTCGGGCTATGA
- a CDS encoding DUF4388 domain-containing protein, giving the protein MRHAALIFAITALLAALTPAPAGAQGTDSGWIGEWNNEALFDSTTTRTELLEMGRAAVVLEQYGLAEMYYREILLRNPADVGAMWELAAMYRNTGRLEYARGLLTRAGALQPGRNDINEARREIERDLFAQVSVEVDTLMARGKYERALPRLAVLLSIDAENATMHAYKARCLSAIGQNDAALSNIQLAIAKDPRDEFYQLRDEIAQSVEQHRIAELEGSARSLLQSGDWVREEASDALQALLAQDPSNEWAREQFRALSEGATPPPLPSDPLPPRQVVDAVRDIAPGFAAVLNNHLPLILGFLTVLLLIRSPIARAIAAHVRRPSLFSGDLSRIDVADVLRVAHGAALTGAILLKTSDGKARVYLADGEPVHCAGFGLDGVDALTWIVREVHDGHFWYRTVRSMPDATIDQPLALFLADGVSSPGGAPERKSRKKSRMSELLETKSD; this is encoded by the coding sequence ATGCGGCACGCCGCCCTCATCTTTGCCATCACCGCCTTGCTGGCGGCCCTCACGCCCGCTCCCGCCGGCGCACAGGGAACCGATTCCGGGTGGATCGGCGAGTGGAACAATGAGGCACTATTCGACTCAACGACCACCCGCACGGAACTCCTGGAAATGGGACGCGCCGCGGTGGTGCTCGAGCAGTACGGCCTCGCGGAGATGTACTACCGGGAAATCCTGCTGCGCAACCCGGCCGACGTGGGCGCCATGTGGGAGCTTGCGGCCATGTACCGGAACACGGGGCGATTGGAGTATGCACGAGGACTGCTGACCCGGGCGGGCGCCCTGCAACCCGGCCGCAACGATATCAATGAGGCCCGGCGAGAGATCGAACGCGATCTTTTTGCCCAGGTGTCCGTGGAAGTTGACACCCTCATGGCCAGGGGAAAGTACGAACGGGCACTCCCGCGCCTGGCCGTTCTGCTCTCCATCGACGCCGAGAACGCCACCATGCACGCGTACAAGGCGCGCTGCCTCTCGGCCATAGGCCAGAACGACGCGGCGCTGTCCAACATCCAGCTCGCCATTGCCAAGGATCCCCGCGACGAGTTCTACCAGCTGCGCGACGAAATCGCACAGTCGGTCGAACAGCACCGCATCGCGGAGCTTGAGGGTTCCGCACGCAGCCTGCTCCAGTCCGGCGACTGGGTGCGCGAGGAAGCCTCCGACGCGTTGCAGGCCCTGCTGGCGCAGGACCCGTCCAACGAATGGGCGCGCGAGCAGTTCCGCGCGCTCTCCGAGGGCGCCACGCCACCGCCGCTTCCCTCGGATCCGCTTCCCCCGCGCCAGGTGGTGGACGCGGTGCGCGACATTGCGCCTGGATTCGCGGCGGTGCTCAACAACCACCTGCCGCTCATACTCGGCTTTCTGACGGTGCTGTTGCTGATCCGCTCGCCAATCGCGCGCGCCATCGCCGCACACGTGCGACGCCCGTCCCTGTTCTCCGGTGACCTGTCGCGTATCGACGTCGCCGACGTGCTTCGGGTGGCGCACGGCGCGGCTCTCACCGGGGCAATCTTGTTGAAGACGTCGGACGGCAAGGCGCGGGTCTACCTGGCCGACGGCGAACCGGTGCACTGCGCGGGCTTCGGCCTGGACGGCGTGGACGCGCTCACCTGGATCGTGCGCGAAGTCCACGACGGCCACTTCTGGTACCGGACGGTACGCTCGATGCCGGACGCCACCATCGACCAGCCCCTCGCCCTGTTCCTCGCGGACGGCGTGTCTTCGCCCGGCGGTGCGCCGGAACGGAAGTCGCGCAAGAAGTCCCGCATGTCCGAACTTCTCGAAACCAAGTCTGATTGA
- a CDS encoding response regulator — protein sequence MIRIVLIEDDDLMREWLGRSLSSRGHEVDRYRRADEAIEAVSADPPDVIVSDIHMPGMSGIELGQALRARGILTPIVMMTADPSEALDARAGAVGAHCLLRKPFADLSDLWSAVEAAADSVSPTPSDDITGTSHALRTPITAIRMALEGLTAERIMDAREQHLAEIAHRNLDRLTAALEDHLARLSLAVEENSTVD from the coding sequence GTGATCCGCATCGTCCTCATCGAGGATGACGACCTCATGCGCGAGTGGCTCGGACGATCGCTGTCCAGCCGCGGCCACGAGGTCGATCGTTACCGCCGCGCCGACGAGGCCATCGAGGCCGTGTCCGCCGATCCGCCCGACGTCATCGTGTCCGACATTCATATGCCGGGCATGTCGGGCATCGAACTCGGGCAGGCGCTGCGCGCGCGCGGCATTCTGACTCCCATCGTCATGATGACGGCCGATCCCTCCGAGGCGCTCGACGCGCGCGCGGGCGCGGTGGGTGCACATTGCCTGCTGCGCAAGCCCTTCGCGGACCTGAGCGACCTGTGGTCCGCGGTCGAAGCGGCGGCCGACTCGGTGTCCCCCACGCCGTCCGACGACATCACCGGCACCTCGCATGCCCTGCGCACACCCATCACCGCCATCCGCATGGCGCTGGAAGGACTCACCGCCGAGCGCATCATGGATGCGCGCGAACAGCACCTGGCCGAGATCGCCCACCGCAACCTCGACCGTCTCACCGCTGCGCTGGAGGATCACCTGGCCCGGCTGTCGCTGGCCGTCGAAGAGAACTCCACCGTCGACTGA
- a CDS encoding cystathionine gamma-synthase, which produces MGFATDCIHAGQWPDEKTGAVNTPIFQTSTYKQDGIGKHRGYEYARTANPTREALERNVAALEQGKHGLAYSSGMAATDTILRLFLPGDEVVVSGNVYGGTYRLFEMVLKNYGLVFHFIDTSNLDTVRKTITPKTRLVFLESPTNPVLRVTDIRAVADLAHAAGAVVCVDNTFMSPFLQNPLTMGADIVVHSTTKYLNGHSDMVGGVVVVNDDAMAQRLRFLQNAVGAVPGPLDCFLALRGTKTLAVRMKQHEENARVLAAFLAAQKGIRKVNYPGLPDHPHHELAKRQARGFGAIISFDLETVARADRFLQAVKIFTLAESLGGVESLISHPASMTHGSVPEAERTKLGVTPGLVRISVGIEDVEDLQADLASALAAAG; this is translated from the coding sequence ATGGGTTTTGCGACCGATTGCATCCACGCCGGACAGTGGCCCGACGAAAAGACCGGCGCGGTGAACACGCCGATCTTCCAGACCTCCACCTACAAACAGGACGGCATCGGCAAGCACCGCGGCTACGAGTACGCCCGCACCGCCAACCCCACCCGCGAGGCGCTGGAGCGCAACGTGGCGGCACTGGAGCAGGGCAAGCACGGGCTGGCGTATTCCTCCGGCATGGCGGCCACCGACACCATCCTGCGGCTGTTCCTGCCCGGCGACGAAGTCGTGGTCAGCGGCAACGTATACGGCGGCACCTACCGGCTGTTCGAGATGGTGCTCAAGAACTACGGCCTGGTGTTTCACTTCATCGACACGTCGAATCTCGACACCGTGCGCAAGACCATCACGCCGAAGACGCGCCTGGTGTTCCTGGAATCGCCCACCAACCCGGTGCTGCGCGTGACGGACATCCGCGCGGTGGCCGACCTCGCCCACGCCGCCGGTGCGGTGGTGTGCGTCGACAACACCTTCATGAGCCCGTTCCTGCAGAACCCGCTCACCATGGGGGCGGATATCGTGGTGCACAGCACCACCAAGTACCTCAACGGTCACAGCGACATGGTGGGGGGTGTGGTGGTGGTCAACGACGACGCCATGGCGCAGCGCCTGCGCTTCCTGCAGAACGCGGTGGGCGCGGTTCCCGGCCCGCTGGACTGCTTTCTTGCCTTGCGCGGCACCAAGACGCTGGCGGTGCGCATGAAGCAGCACGAGGAGAACGCGCGCGTGCTGGCCGCGTTCCTGGCCGCACAGAAGGGCATCCGCAAGGTCAACTATCCGGGGTTGCCGGACCACCCGCACCACGAACTGGCGAAGCGCCAGGCGCGTGGCTTCGGCGCCATCATCTCCTTCGACCTGGAAACCGTCGCGCGTGCGGATCGTTTTCTGCAGGCGGTGAAGATATTCACGCTGGCCGAGAGTCTCGGTGGCGTCGAGAGTCTCATCAGCCATCCCGCGTCGATGACGCACGGCAGCGTTCCGGAAGCGGAACGCACCAAGCTCGGCGTCACGCCCGGTCTGGTGCGTATCTCGGTGGGTATCGAAGACGTCGAAGATCTGCAGGCCGATCTGGCGAGCGCTCTGGCCGCCGCCGGTTGA
- a CDS encoding pyridoxal-phosphate dependent enzyme, with amino-acid sequence MSDRLRRVKYAEDVLGTIGNTPLVRLNRVTADLECTVLGKLEFFNPGGSVKDRIGLHMIQEEVRKGTLKPGGTIVECTSGNTGVGLALAASILGFKCVFTMPDKVPVEKEAMIKAYGAEVVRCPTEAPPDSPESYYNVAKRIAKERNGVLSNQYHNPMNPDAHYRSTGPEIWRDTGGQVDMFVGGMGTGGTVSGIGRYLKEQNPKVRVVGVDPEGSILAHYFRTKETIEAHQYLVDGIGEDFVPTTCQFEYVDEMLTISDHDSLVMTRLLAREEGLLVGSSAGSAVVAAIRAARDLGPDAIVVVLIPDTGERYLSKVHSHEWLVKNGIQDV; translated from the coding sequence ATGAGCGATCGACTTCGCCGCGTCAAGTACGCCGAGGATGTCCTGGGCACCATCGGCAACACCCCCCTGGTGCGTCTCAATCGGGTCACCGCGGATCTCGAATGCACGGTGCTGGGCAAACTGGAGTTCTTCAACCCGGGTGGTAGTGTGAAGGACCGCATCGGGCTGCACATGATCCAGGAGGAGGTCCGCAAAGGAACCCTCAAGCCGGGCGGCACCATCGTGGAGTGCACCTCGGGCAACACCGGCGTGGGCCTGGCGCTGGCGGCGTCGATCCTCGGCTTCAAGTGCGTCTTCACCATGCCCGACAAGGTGCCGGTGGAGAAGGAAGCCATGATCAAAGCGTATGGCGCAGAGGTGGTGCGTTGTCCCACCGAGGCGCCGCCGGATTCGCCGGAGAGCTACTACAACGTAGCCAAGCGTATCGCGAAGGAACGAAACGGGGTGCTGAGCAACCAGTACCACAATCCGATGAACCCGGACGCGCACTACCGCAGCACCGGCCCCGAGATCTGGCGCGACACCGGCGGCCAGGTGGACATGTTCGTGGGCGGCATGGGAACCGGGGGCACGGTGAGCGGCATCGGCCGCTACCTCAAGGAGCAGAACCCGAAGGTCCGGGTGGTCGGCGTGGATCCCGAGGGCAGCATCCTCGCGCACTACTTCCGCACCAAAGAGACTATCGAGGCGCACCAGTACCTTGTGGACGGCATCGGGGAGGACTTCGTTCCCACCACCTGCCAGTTCGAGTACGTCGACGAGATGCTGACCATTTCGGATCACGACTCGCTGGTAATGACACGCCTCCTCGCCAGGGAAGAGGGACTGCTGGTGGGAAGTTCGGCGGGCTCTGCGGTGGTGGCGGCCATCCGGGCCGCGCGCGACCTTGGCCCCGACGCCATCGTGGTGGTGCTCATTCCGGACACGGGCGAGCGTTACCTAAGCAAGGTCCACTCGCACGAATGGCTCGTCAAGAATGGCATCCAGGACGTTTGA
- a CDS encoding T9SS type A sorting domain-containing protein — protein MKRIHGTVAALAAVVMLLPAATNASRTEILEVRARPADVGERTYFIGAGATVEDAVTFRDALIAAGAWNVNLFVQDRVIVCSVPPGVAAALTVPAAFAPEPAGPGSAPLRAASESWGWIADAYALAERAPDAAAPGAAGAVDPLDCVVLTTPPEKVREIQREVERSMALRGDAPRPQPARNMNQNSEIMTGSILATFIFPESDGTREPDRENWSDDDMREARIGSAGAFLAWQEWTQMDINTTFNLIERVPTGYEPRSHDMSNDELWINDVMRTLGWGQQSNNSLGIVHEFNESERTRFRTRWVVTSFIACARTSPFHRFGDGNANYTAYANLGGPYMVEPFPAGGDPNNIGETLVYSKIVQHEVGHCFWTLDEYPGAPGGCGDTSGYLNYRNGNISMTGPSGEELRCEAVTPCIMHTWSRIGQDRPWCRYSRGHLGVIDNNNNGYPDIFEAAPEVIFEPAGAETVTTNQFTLRFRVVSHAVPNRNRAQDPEFRADYAAPLGEVKLSLGASAGVNLTPLDGHLDEVVEEFELPITLASVGLSAVAVRARNSVGYQGPAYSKKIYFTGVNYTHIGAVVKHNRIDLGWETAGDVFGTRFDVYRLEPGEELPGLRIAENVTPSGPGTAGFVPYHHTDLNVEPGRDYRYYVVGTFTLPVENGTQTYQSQSQIVGQTAAIPPGSGELVSGIAPNPSNGNITFSIQVPRTYSGEPRASQRLATQVQVDVYDVRGRRIRQLADQPQFEDVLTLRWDGRNEESIPMPAGIYFVRIRAGDAKAVRKVVLLH, from the coding sequence ATGAAGCGAATCCATGGAACGGTTGCCGCGCTCGCCGCGGTCGTCATGCTGCTTCCGGCGGCAACGAATGCCAGCAGGACGGAGATCCTGGAGGTGCGCGCGCGTCCCGCCGATGTTGGCGAGCGCACATACTTCATCGGCGCCGGCGCGACCGTCGAAGACGCGGTCACGTTCCGCGACGCGCTGATCGCGGCCGGCGCGTGGAACGTCAACCTCTTCGTGCAGGACCGTGTGATCGTTTGCAGTGTACCGCCCGGCGTGGCGGCCGCGTTGACCGTGCCGGCGGCGTTCGCCCCGGAGCCGGCGGGTCCCGGCAGTGCGCCGCTGCGCGCCGCGTCGGAGTCGTGGGGGTGGATTGCGGACGCCTACGCACTCGCCGAGCGTGCGCCCGATGCCGCGGCCCCCGGCGCCGCGGGCGCCGTCGATCCGCTGGACTGCGTGGTGCTCACCACGCCGCCGGAGAAGGTGCGCGAGATCCAGCGCGAGGTGGAGCGCTCCATGGCGCTGCGCGGCGACGCGCCCCGTCCCCAGCCCGCCCGCAACATGAATCAGAATTCCGAGATCATGACGGGGAGCATCCTGGCCACGTTCATCTTTCCGGAGAGCGATGGAACCCGGGAGCCCGACCGGGAGAACTGGTCCGACGACGACATGCGCGAGGCGCGCATCGGTTCGGCGGGCGCGTTCCTCGCTTGGCAGGAGTGGACGCAGATGGACATCAATACCACCTTCAACCTGATCGAACGGGTCCCCACCGGCTACGAGCCCCGTTCCCACGACATGTCCAACGACGAGTTATGGATCAACGATGTGATGCGCACGCTCGGCTGGGGTCAGCAGAGCAACAACTCGCTGGGGATCGTGCACGAGTTCAACGAGAGTGAGCGGACGAGGTTCCGCACCCGCTGGGTGGTCACGTCGTTCATCGCGTGCGCGCGCACCTCGCCCTTCCATCGCTTCGGAGACGGAAACGCCAACTACACCGCGTACGCCAATCTCGGTGGTCCGTACATGGTGGAGCCGTTCCCGGCCGGTGGCGATCCCAACAACATCGGTGAGACGCTGGTGTACTCCAAGATCGTGCAGCACGAGGTGGGGCACTGCTTCTGGACGCTCGACGAGTACCCGGGTGCGCCGGGCGGTTGCGGCGACACCTCCGGCTATCTCAACTACCGGAACGGGAACATCTCGATGACCGGCCCGAGCGGCGAGGAATTGCGCTGCGAGGCCGTCACCCCCTGCATCATGCACACGTGGTCGCGCATCGGCCAGGACCGGCCCTGGTGCCGGTACAGCCGGGGGCACCTGGGTGTGATCGACAACAACAACAACGGCTATCCGGACATCTTCGAGGCCGCGCCGGAGGTGATCTTCGAGCCGGCGGGCGCGGAGACGGTCACCACCAACCAGTTCACGCTGCGCTTTCGTGTGGTTTCGCACGCGGTCCCCAACCGGAACCGCGCCCAGGATCCGGAGTTCCGAGCGGACTATGCGGCCCCGCTGGGTGAGGTGAAGCTTTCCCTCGGCGCAAGCGCCGGGGTCAACCTGACGCCCCTGGACGGACACCTCGACGAAGTGGTGGAGGAGTTCGAACTGCCCATCACGCTCGCATCGGTGGGACTGAGTGCCGTCGCCGTCCGGGCCCGCAACTCGGTCGGCTATCAGGGGCCCGCGTATTCCAAGAAGATCTACTTCACCGGCGTCAACTACACACACATTGGCGCGGTGGTGAAACACAACCGCATCGACCTGGGGTGGGAAACCGCCGGGGACGTTTTCGGAACCCGGTTCGACGTGTACCGGCTGGAACCGGGGGAGGAACTGCCCGGTTTGCGCATCGCCGAGAACGTGACCCCCTCGGGGCCGGGAACGGCCGGGTTCGTGCCCTACCACCACACCGACCTCAATGTCGAACCGGGGCGGGACTACCGCTACTACGTGGTGGGAACGTTCACACTGCCGGTCGAGAACGGGACGCAGACCTATCAGTCGCAGTCTCAGATCGTGGGCCAGACCGCGGCCATTCCACCCGGGTCAGGTGAGCTGGTGAGCGGCATCGCGCCCAACCCGTCCAACGGCAACATCACGTTCTCCATCCAGGTGCCGCGCACCTACAGTGGCGAACCGCGCGCCTCGCAACGACTGGCCACGCAGGTGCAGGTGGATGTATACGACGTGCGCGGGCGGCGCATCCGCCAGCTCGCGGACCAGCCGCAGTTCGAGGACGTGCTCACCCTGCGCTGGGACGGGCGCAACGAAGAGAGCATTCCCATGCCGGCCGGCATCTACTTCGTGCGCATCCGCGCGGGGGACGCCAAGGCGGTGCGCAAGGTGGTCCTGTTGCACTAG
- a CDS encoding multiheme c-type cytochrome codes for MPAPVVVCTAGDFYGTADVFNEAKSHFVARMMEVLGYDAVGIGEMDLNFGLAALVKDARSYHLPVVCANLVARGDSLRVRTGGRADKTADKRGTAFPPYVIVERAGTRFGFLGLLSPATRAARGVGEAPKQVESLTYVIEDPADAARAVVPELRAACDILVVLAHMSQDEAAALAEAVDGIDFMVLGHDPQGRPLGEPVMVGKTALVRATYQGMHIGELGIQLSGGKMEGYRNRVYPLIASFPDDPEMAKLLDAFDAENRESQKELYAREQLKRADDVPGGNRYLGVAACQSCHLEEFEVYMGTAHARAYVTLSSQFVHRDTNCVGCHVTGYGDAGGFSGVRARGALVDLVDVQCEACHGPGSEHTRDGNYAGRAVESCVKCHTETDDPDFDFDTDWPRVAH; via the coding sequence ATGCCGGCGCCGGTCGTGGTGTGCACGGCGGGGGACTTCTATGGCACCGCCGACGTGTTCAACGAGGCCAAGTCGCACTTCGTGGCCAGGATGATGGAGGTGCTGGGCTACGACGCGGTGGGTATCGGCGAGATGGATCTCAACTTCGGGCTGGCCGCCCTGGTCAAGGACGCCCGCAGCTACCACCTGCCGGTGGTGTGCGCCAACCTGGTGGCGCGGGGGGATTCGCTGCGGGTTCGAACCGGCGGGCGGGCGGACAAGACCGCCGACAAGCGGGGGACCGCATTTCCCCCCTACGTCATCGTCGAGCGCGCGGGAACGCGCTTTGGATTCCTGGGCTTGCTCTCCCCGGCCACCCGCGCGGCGCGCGGGGTGGGAGAGGCGCCGAAGCAGGTGGAGAGCCTCACCTACGTCATCGAGGATCCGGCGGATGCCGCCCGCGCCGTGGTTCCGGAACTGCGGGCGGCCTGCGACATCCTGGTCGTTCTCGCGCACATGTCGCAGGATGAGGCGGCAGCGCTGGCCGAAGCGGTGGACGGCATCGACTTCATGGTGCTGGGGCACGACCCGCAGGGCCGCCCCCTGGGAGAGCCGGTGATGGTGGGGAAGACGGCGCTGGTGCGCGCCACCTACCAGGGGATGCACATTGGCGAACTGGGCATCCAGCTCTCCGGCGGCAAGATGGAGGGCTACCGCAACCGCGTCTATCCGCTGATCGCATCGTTCCCGGATGACCCGGAGATGGCGAAGCTGCTCGACGCGTTCGACGCGGAGAACCGCGAGAGCCAGAAGGAACTCTACGCGCGGGAACAGCTGAAGCGCGCCGACGACGTGCCGGGTGGTAACCGCTACCTGGGCGTGGCGGCCTGCCAGTCGTGCCACCTCGAGGAGTTCGAGGTCTACATGGGCACGGCGCACGCGCGCGCCTACGTCACCCTCTCGTCGCAGTTCGTGCATCGCGACACCAACTGCGTGGGTTGCCACGTGACCGGTTATGGAGATGCCGGCGGCTTCTCCGGGGTTCGTGCGCGCGGCGCGCTGGTCGACCTGGTCGACGTGCAGTGCGAGGCGTGCCACGGGCCCGGCAGCGAGCACACGCGCGACGGCAACTACGCCGGCCGCGCGGTGGAGAGTTGTGTCAAATGCCACACGGAGACCGATGATCCGGATTTCGATTTCGACACCGACTGGCCCAGGGTGGCGCACTAG
- a CDS encoding HU family DNA-binding protein, with product MNKTELIERVAQKTGLTMKDAKSVVDAIFSTTPKNGIIANELKSGRKVQITGFGTFQIRRRKKREGRNPQTGATIEIPATKFPAFSAGRALKDRVKV from the coding sequence ATGAACAAAACCGAGCTGATCGAACGCGTAGCGCAGAAGACCGGGCTTACGATGAAGGACGCCAAGAGCGTCGTCGATGCGATTTTCAGCACCACTCCCAAGAACGGCATCATCGCCAACGAGCTCAAGTCGGGTCGCAAGGTCCAGATCACGGGCTTCGGAACGTTCCAGATCCGCAGGCGGAAGAAGCGGGAAGGACGGAATCCGCAGACGGGCGCGACCATTGAGATTCCGGCGACCAAGTTCCCGGCATTCTCAGCGGGCCGTGCATTGAAGGACCGCGTCAAGGTGTAA